In Pseudomonas sp. MM213, a genomic segment contains:
- a CDS encoding MlaA family lipoprotein → MAKYLLLIAALLCAGVANADNSKANAPVVVDSDGFKEPLSKLKFNPGLDQREFERSSLNALNVYDPLEEWNRRVYHFNYRFDQWVFLPVVDGYRYITPSFLRTGVSNFFNNLGDVPNLLNSLLQFKGQRSMETTARLLLNTTIGIAGLWDPATAMGLPRQSEDFGQTLGFYGVPGGAYFVLPILGPSNIRDTGGLAVDFTAESAINFLNVSEVSSNHPEVWALRSIDKRHQTSFRYGQLNSPFEYEKVRYVYTESRKLQIAE, encoded by the coding sequence GTGGCTAAATACCTCCTGCTTATCGCAGCGTTACTCTGTGCAGGCGTCGCCAATGCCGACAACAGCAAAGCCAACGCCCCGGTGGTCGTCGACAGTGACGGCTTCAAGGAGCCACTGAGCAAACTCAAGTTCAACCCGGGCCTGGATCAGCGCGAATTCGAACGCTCCTCCCTCAACGCCCTGAACGTGTACGACCCGCTGGAAGAGTGGAACCGCCGGGTGTATCACTTCAACTACCGCTTCGACCAATGGGTGTTCCTGCCGGTGGTCGACGGGTATCGCTACATCACGCCAAGCTTCCTGCGCACCGGGGTCAGCAACTTCTTCAACAACCTCGGCGACGTACCGAACCTGCTCAACAGCCTGTTGCAGTTCAAGGGCCAGCGTTCGATGGAAACCACTGCGCGCCTGCTGCTCAACACCACCATCGGCATCGCCGGCCTCTGGGACCCGGCCACCGCCATGGGCCTGCCGCGCCAGAGCGAAGACTTCGGCCAGACGCTCGGTTTCTACGGCGTACCGGGCGGCGCCTACTTCGTGCTGCCGATCCTCGGCCCGTCCAACATCCGCGACACCGGCGGCCTGGCCGTGGACTTCACCGCCGAGTCGGCGATCAACTTCCTGAACGTCTCCGAAGTCAGTTCCAACCACCCTGAAGTGTGGGCCCTGCGCAGCATCGACAAGCGCCACCAGACCAGCTTCCGCTACGGCCAACTGAACTCGCCGTTCGAATACGAAAAGGTGCGTTACGTGTACACCGAGTCGCGCAAGTTGCAGATCGCCGAGTAA
- a CDS encoding serine/threonine protein kinase, with the protein MLRSLRFAALFSGLILSASALAVDIDAASYGYPLTNPFEATIATTPPDLRPELPLDDDIDQETRTVTLRPEREFELPDNFWPVKKLTYRIATQDKAAPLIFLIAGTGARYDSSLNEYLKKLYYKAGYHVVQLSSPTSFDFMSAASRFATPGITKDDAEDMYRVMQAVRAQNPKVAVTDYYLTGYSLGALDAAFVAHLDETRRSFNFKKVLLLNPPVNLYTSITNLDRLVQTEVKGINNTTTFYELVLDKLTRYFQQKGYIDLNDALLYDFQQSKQHLTNEQMAMLIGTSFRFSAADIAFTSDLINRRGLITPPKTPITEGTSLTPYLKRALQCDFDCYITEQVIPMWRARTDGGSLLQLIDQVSLYALKDYLHDSPKIAVMHNADDVILGPGDLGFLRKTFGDRLTVYPLGGHCGNLNYRVNSDAMLEFFRG; encoded by the coding sequence ATGCTCCGTTCCTTGCGCTTCGCCGCCCTGTTTAGCGGCCTTATCTTGAGTGCGTCCGCACTGGCGGTCGATATCGACGCCGCCAGTTATGGCTATCCCTTGACCAACCCGTTCGAGGCGACCATCGCCACGACGCCACCGGACCTGCGTCCGGAGTTGCCGCTTGACGATGACATCGACCAGGAAACCCGCACCGTCACGTTGCGCCCGGAGCGTGAGTTCGAACTGCCGGACAACTTCTGGCCGGTGAAGAAGCTGACCTACCGCATCGCCACCCAGGATAAAGCCGCCCCGTTGATCTTCCTGATCGCCGGCACCGGTGCGCGCTATGACAGCAGCCTTAACGAATACCTGAAAAAGCTCTACTACAAGGCGGGTTACCACGTGGTGCAACTGTCGTCGCCCACCAGCTTCGACTTCATGAGCGCCGCTTCACGCTTTGCCACACCCGGCATCACCAAGGATGACGCCGAAGACATGTACCGGGTGATGCAGGCCGTGCGGGCACAAAACCCGAAAGTGGCCGTCACCGATTACTACCTGACCGGCTACAGCCTGGGGGCGCTGGATGCGGCATTTGTCGCGCATCTGGATGAAACCCGCCGCAGTTTCAATTTCAAGAAAGTCTTGCTGCTCAACCCACCGGTCAACCTCTACACCTCGATCACCAACCTGGACAGACTCGTCCAGACCGAGGTCAAGGGCATCAACAACACCACCACGTTCTATGAACTGGTGCTGGACAAACTGACCCGATACTTCCAGCAAAAAGGCTACATCGACCTCAACGACGCCCTGCTCTACGACTTCCAGCAGTCCAAGCAGCACCTGACCAACGAACAGATGGCCATGCTGATCGGCACGTCGTTCCGCTTCTCGGCGGCCGACATCGCTTTCACCTCGGACCTGATCAACCGTCGCGGCCTGATCACTCCGCCGAAAACGCCCATCACCGAAGGCACCAGCCTCACGCCATACCTCAAGCGTGCGCTGCAGTGCGACTTCGACTGCTACATCACCGAACAAGTGATCCCGATGTGGCGCGCGCGCACTGACGGCGGCAGCCTGCTGCAACTGATCGACCAGGTCAGCCTGTATGCCCTGAAGGATTACCTGCACGACAGCCCGAAAATCGCGGTCATGCACAATGCCGACGACGTGATCCTCGGCCCGGGTGACCTCGGTTTCCTGCGCAAGACCTTCGGCGACCGCTTGACGGTTTATCCACTGGGCGGCCACTGCGGCAACCTTAACTATCGCGTCAACAGCGACGCCATGCTGGAGTTCTTCCGTGGCTAA